AGAACCATTCATTGGACCCTGAACAGAGGACGCGGGAAACGCGTCAACATCAAGGCCGTTCATAGGATTATGAAGATCAAAGGCTGGCTCATGCATAAGCGTCCCAAAGGATTGAGGCCACGGGTGGAAGGCTGGGCAAGCCGCACATCCAAACCTGACGTTCGCTGGGCCGTGGATATGAGCCATTTCATGACCAGCAAAGACGGTTGGTGCCATATCACGGCGGTCATCGACTGCTGTGACAGATCCATTGTCGGCTGGCGCGTATCGAAGTCAGGCAAGGCGAAGGTGGCGGCGGCAGCATTGGAGGATGCATTAATCAAGCGGCGCCCTACGGCTGGCCTGAAGCTGCGTTCAGACAACGGCTTGATCTTTGGAGCAGAAGATTTTCATAAGGTGGTCAGAGGTGCGGGCATCAAGCAGGAATTCATAACCCCTTACACTCCCGAGCAAAATGGTCTTATCGAAAGATGGTTCAGAACCTTGAAAACGTAAGCGCTCAGCCACACCCAGGGTCGCTGGTTGACCACAGCTGGTTAATACCTCGTCGAGAAATTCCACGGCAGAAGAGCTTCGATCTCATTAGCGGAGACAGCTTTGGGAAGCTCAGAAAAAAGGTGGG
This region of Oligoflexus sp. genomic DNA includes:
- a CDS encoding IS3 family transposase, whose protein sequence is MLEGIRISVRTLCDWLEVPRSSLYREPKERRRYKLNEGLVSEIRAIINAKPQAGVRTIHWTLNRGRGKRVNIKAVHRIMKIKGWLMHKRPKGLRPRVEGWASRTSKPDVRWAVDMSHFMTSKDGWCHITAVIDCCDRSIVGWRVSKSGKAKVAAAALEDALIKRRPTAGLKLRSDNGLIFGAEDFHKVVRGAGIKQEFITPYTPEQNGLIERWFRTLKT